In a single window of the Platichthys flesus chromosome 5, fPlaFle2.1, whole genome shotgun sequence genome:
- the primpol gene encoding DNA-directed primase/polymerase protein isoform X2 — MSKWGERLKKVEQLAQSFQHKPLSAPYKPRLWPCQPSSVWRLFPRQCLAIGFAQSCKEAVHVFALEKEKASQGQRIYLVTSYTELWHYYRTYPQSLMHCYEVIPEGAVCKLYFDLEFHKPSNKGADGKTMVSSLIQFVCNKLMEVYGLECSVKNVLTLESSTEEKFSQHLIFNLPNAVFKDNIHVGWFIHAALQPVLIKARHGGCLDGGIHPEAENGETRTRVVPEGKAEEMDEGTGSPQTKRRKQEEIDLSFLKVKNKDGQDCLFVDLGVYTKNRNFRLYKSSKLGKNAAFTVAENNQFTSQQKKGISSEESVFLASLVCNVSFTGQRILSWDVPETKTSTTQRPEQGSATNPESLSGSLTSPHQEVDDFVSTLVRKDGIQGSIRRWNYFVTEQLLVYDIVKYRWCENVGTFHKSNNIMIVVDLKEEVWYQKCHDPDCRNFRSSSYPLPQEICVSYIMKLDDEDQAYLMDDAGNIEPSQAPHRTQQGTACPQEEPAEVWGDGQDEQDYLKSLDDFEQTNAEISDQLLLSCMGEFDSQ; from the exons ACCTCGGCTGTGGCCGTGCCAGCCCTCGTCTGTCTGGAGGCTGTTCCCACGTCAATGTCTGGCCATCGGCTTCGCTCAGAGCTGCAAAGAG GCTGTTCATgtttttgcacttgaaaaagaaaaggcaagTCAGGGTCAGAGGATCTACCTGGTTACCAGTTACACTGAGCTGTGGCATTACTACAG GACCTACCCTCAGTCGTTGATGCACTGCTATGAGGTGATTCCAGAGGGCGCCGTTTGTAAGCTTTACTTTGACTTGGAGTTCCACAAGCCCTCAAACaaaggggctgatgggaaaacTATGGTGTCTTCTCTAATCCAG TTTGTCTGTAACAAACTGATGGAGGTTTACGGGCTTGAATGCTCTGTAAAGAACGTCCTCACTCTTGAGTCCAGCACCGAGGAGAAGTTCAGTCAACATCTCATCTTCAATCTGCCAAACGCAGTCTTCAAAGACAACATACATGTTG GTTGGTTTATCCATGCAGCTCTTCAACCAGTCCTGATCAAAGCCAGACATGGAGGTTGCCTGGATGGTGGGATTCATCCAGAAGCAGAAAACGGTGAAACACG AACACGTGTTGTTCCTGAGGGGAAAGCAGAAGAAATGGATGAGGGCACTGGAAGTCCTCAGACAAAGAGACGGAAGCAGGAAGAGATAGACCTGAGTTTCCTCAAGGTGAAAAACAAGGACGGCCAGGACTGTCTCTTTGTTGATCTTG GTGTCTACACCAAGAACAGAAATTTCCGCCTTTACAAGTCATCAAAACTGGGAAAGAACGCTGCCTTCACTGTGGCAGAAAACAACCAGTTTACTTCCCAACAGAAGAAGGGGATTTCCTCTGAGGAAAGTGTGTTCCTGGCGTCCTTGGTCTGTAACGTGAG tttcacaggtcagaggatTCTCTCGTGGGACGTCCCAGAAACAAAGACATCCACGACCCAGAGACCTGAGCAGGGATCAGCCACTAATCCAG AATCACTTTCGGGTTCCCTGACGTCCCCTCACCAAGAAGTGGACGACTTTGTCTCGACCCTGGTTAGAAAGGACGGTATTCAAGGAA GCATCAGGCGATGGAACTACTTTGTCACAGAACAACTGCTCGTCTACGACATTGTCAAATACCGCTGGTGTGAAAATGTGGGAACGTTTCATAAAAGCAACAACATAAT GATTGTTGTGGATCTCAAAGAGGAAGTGTGGTACCAGAAGTGTCACGACCCCGACTGCAGGAACTTCAGATCCTCAA GTTACCCTCTTCCACAGGAGATCTGCGTGAGCTACATCATGAAACTG GACGATGAGGACCAGGCTTACTTAATGGACGACGCTGGAAACATTGAGCCCAGCCAGGCACCACACCGGACCCAGCAGGGGACAGCGTGTCCACAGGAAGAACCAGCTGAAGTGTGGGGAGACGGACAGGACGAGCAGGACTATTTAAAGAGCCTGGACGACTTTGAACAAACCAATGCAgagatctctgatcagctgctgctcagttgCATGGGAGAGTTTGATTCCCAGTAG
- the primpol gene encoding DNA-directed primase/polymerase protein isoform X1, with protein sequence MSKWGERLKKVEQLAQSFQHKPLSAPYKPRLWPCQPSSVWRLFPRQCLAIGFAQSCKEAVHVFALEKEKASQGQRIYLVTSYTELWHYYRTYPQSLMHCYEVIPEGAVCKLYFDLEFHKPSNKGADGKTMVSSLIQFVCNKLMEVYGLECSVKNVLTLESSTEEKFSQHLIFNLPNAVFKDNIHVGWFIHAALQPVLIKARHGGCLDGGIHPEAENGETRTRVVPEGKAEEMDEGTGSPQTKRRKQEEIDLSFLKVKNKDGQDCLFVDLGVYTKNRNFRLYKSSKLGKNAAFTVAENNQFTSQQKKGISSEESVFLASLVCNVSFTGQRILSWDVPETKTSTTQRPEQGSATNPESLSGSLTSPHQEVDDFVSTLVRKDGIQGSIRRWNYFVTEQLLVYDIVKYRWCENVGTFHKSNNIMYVQCLRLNVSLSLLPPASCGLILLCRIVVDLKEEVWYQKCHDPDCRNFRSSSYPLPQEICVSYIMKLDDEDQAYLMDDAGNIEPSQAPHRTQQGTACPQEEPAEVWGDGQDEQDYLKSLDDFEQTNAEISDQLLLSCMGEFDSQ encoded by the exons ACCTCGGCTGTGGCCGTGCCAGCCCTCGTCTGTCTGGAGGCTGTTCCCACGTCAATGTCTGGCCATCGGCTTCGCTCAGAGCTGCAAAGAG GCTGTTCATgtttttgcacttgaaaaagaaaaggcaagTCAGGGTCAGAGGATCTACCTGGTTACCAGTTACACTGAGCTGTGGCATTACTACAG GACCTACCCTCAGTCGTTGATGCACTGCTATGAGGTGATTCCAGAGGGCGCCGTTTGTAAGCTTTACTTTGACTTGGAGTTCCACAAGCCCTCAAACaaaggggctgatgggaaaacTATGGTGTCTTCTCTAATCCAG TTTGTCTGTAACAAACTGATGGAGGTTTACGGGCTTGAATGCTCTGTAAAGAACGTCCTCACTCTTGAGTCCAGCACCGAGGAGAAGTTCAGTCAACATCTCATCTTCAATCTGCCAAACGCAGTCTTCAAAGACAACATACATGTTG GTTGGTTTATCCATGCAGCTCTTCAACCAGTCCTGATCAAAGCCAGACATGGAGGTTGCCTGGATGGTGGGATTCATCCAGAAGCAGAAAACGGTGAAACACG AACACGTGTTGTTCCTGAGGGGAAAGCAGAAGAAATGGATGAGGGCACTGGAAGTCCTCAGACAAAGAGACGGAAGCAGGAAGAGATAGACCTGAGTTTCCTCAAGGTGAAAAACAAGGACGGCCAGGACTGTCTCTTTGTTGATCTTG GTGTCTACACCAAGAACAGAAATTTCCGCCTTTACAAGTCATCAAAACTGGGAAAGAACGCTGCCTTCACTGTGGCAGAAAACAACCAGTTTACTTCCCAACAGAAGAAGGGGATTTCCTCTGAGGAAAGTGTGTTCCTGGCGTCCTTGGTCTGTAACGTGAG tttcacaggtcagaggatTCTCTCGTGGGACGTCCCAGAAACAAAGACATCCACGACCCAGAGACCTGAGCAGGGATCAGCCACTAATCCAG AATCACTTTCGGGTTCCCTGACGTCCCCTCACCAAGAAGTGGACGACTTTGTCTCGACCCTGGTTAGAAAGGACGGTATTCAAGGAA GCATCAGGCGATGGAACTACTTTGTCACAGAACAACTGCTCGTCTACGACATTGTCAAATACCGCTGGTGTGAAAATGTGGGAACGTTTCATAAAAGCAACAACATAATGTACGTGCAGTGTCTCAGGTTAAACGTTTCTTTGAGTTTGCTCCCCCCGGCCTCATGTggtctcatcctcctctgtagGATTGTTGTGGATCTCAAAGAGGAAGTGTGGTACCAGAAGTGTCACGACCCCGACTGCAGGAACTTCAGATCCTCAA GTTACCCTCTTCCACAGGAGATCTGCGTGAGCTACATCATGAAACTG GACGATGAGGACCAGGCTTACTTAATGGACGACGCTGGAAACATTGAGCCCAGCCAGGCACCACACCGGACCCAGCAGGGGACAGCGTGTCCACAGGAAGAACCAGCTGAAGTGTGGGGAGACGGACAGGACGAGCAGGACTATTTAAAGAGCCTGGACGACTTTGAACAAACCAATGCAgagatctctgatcagctgctgctcagttgCATGGGAGAGTTTGATTCCCAGTAG